In Candidatus Krumholzibacteriia bacterium, the following are encoded in one genomic region:
- a CDS encoding ABC transporter permease — translation MRARMWIVGTALGPLLLIVHGVEAVDLLLGRDGATGLVAGWGAIAWGVLGSRAGVRDRARRVWRRLDDPLARAGAVLCLGLVFVAVFAPLLSIHAPDVLGDPVADRYAPPSAEHWMGTDLLGRDLYSRVVHGARVSLGIAVASVVISVGLGLGVGAVAAWTGGFVDGLLMRLTDLALAFPRLFLVLLLVAFVEPGPAWIVLALGGTGWMGIARVVRGQVLQQREVEYVLAARALGLGETAVVVRHVLPAILPPVLALSTLRVGSAILAESFLSFIGLGVQDPWVSWGMLIRSGRDTLLDAWWLALFPGTAIVLTVLGFNLLGDGLRDALDPRPAPGTGTLDD, via the coding sequence ATGAGGGCGCGGATGTGGATCGTGGGGACCGCGCTCGGTCCGCTCCTGCTGATCGTCCACGGGGTGGAGGCCGTCGATCTGCTCCTGGGCCGGGACGGCGCCACGGGGCTGGTGGCCGGATGGGGCGCGATCGCTTGGGGGGTCCTCGGGTCCCGCGCCGGCGTGCGCGACCGCGCGCGCCGGGTCTGGCGGCGGCTGGACGACCCCCTGGCACGCGCGGGGGCGGTGCTGTGCCTCGGGCTGGTCTTCGTGGCGGTCTTCGCGCCGCTCCTGTCGATCCACGCGCCCGACGTTCTCGGCGACCCGGTCGCCGATCGCTACGCCCCGCCGAGCGCGGAGCACTGGATGGGCACCGACCTCCTGGGGCGCGACCTCTACAGCCGCGTGGTCCACGGGGCCCGGGTGTCGCTGGGCATCGCCGTGGCCAGTGTCGTCATCAGTGTCGGACTGGGGCTCGGCGTGGGTGCGGTCGCAGCGTGGACGGGCGGATTCGTCGACGGTCTCCTGATGCGTCTCACGGATCTTGCTCTCGCGTTCCCGCGCCTGTTCCTGGTGTTGTTGCTCGTCGCGTTCGTCGAGCCGGGTCCCGCGTGGATCGTGTTGGCGCTCGGCGGTACGGGCTGGATGGGCATCGCGCGCGTCGTGCGCGGACAGGTGCTCCAACAACGCGAGGTCGAGTACGTGCTGGCGGCGCGGGCCCTGGGCCTGGGCGAGACCGCGGTGGTCGTGCGCCACGTGCTGCCCGCGATCCTTCCGCCCGTGCTGGCCCTGTCGACGCTCCGGGTGGGGAGCGCGATCCTGGCCGAGAGTTTCCTCAGCTTCATCGGCCTGGGCGTGCAGGATCCGTGGGTGAGCTGGGGAATGCTGATCCGCAGCGGGCGGGACACGCTGCTCGACGCCTGGTGGCTGGCCCTGTTCCCGGGGACGGCGATCGTGCTCACGGTGCTCGGCTTCAATCTGCTCGGCGACGGTCTACGCGATGCACTCGATCCGCGCCCGGCCCCCGGGACCGGAACCCTGGACGACTGA
- a CDS encoding ABC transporter permease — translation MTVYVLRRLLSSLLLVWGVLTVTFFVVDLAPGDPVDLWVGPETTIEDVERLRQAYGLDQPAPVRYVRWLGSVLQGDLGISLTRQRPVAEILADAVPRTLQLTIAALILHFGVGTALGLWWSRRRDRFGSRATDVVSLVLYSLPAFWLGLMLQLLFSYHLRWLPSGGTPIAALDEVGLGVWLVDQVRHLAMPVFVLGLAGTASVARVLRSSILQTLQEDYVRTARAKGLDPGTVFGKHAFRPASVSLVTLIGLGIPFLLSGAVATEVVFGWPGMGRVTVEALLARDHPVILATTAVSAVMVVVGNLLADLAYAWVDPRIRTRT, via the coding sequence ATGACGGTCTACGTTCTCCGACGCCTGCTCTCCTCCCTGCTCCTGGTGTGGGGAGTGCTCACGGTGACCTTCTTCGTGGTCGACCTCGCGCCGGGTGATCCCGTGGATCTGTGGGTCGGTCCCGAGACCACCATCGAGGACGTCGAGCGGCTACGGCAGGCCTACGGTCTCGACCAGCCGGCGCCCGTACGCTACGTGCGCTGGCTGGGTTCGGTGTTGCAGGGCGATCTGGGCATCAGCCTGACGCGGCAGCGTCCGGTTGCCGAGATCCTCGCCGACGCGGTGCCGCGCACGCTGCAGCTCACGATCGCAGCGTTGATCCTGCACTTCGGCGTGGGGACCGCGCTGGGTCTCTGGTGGTCGCGCCGGCGTGATCGTTTCGGCTCGCGCGCGACCGACGTCGTCTCGCTCGTCCTGTACAGCCTGCCCGCCTTCTGGCTCGGCCTCATGCTCCAGTTGTTGTTCAGCTACCACCTGCGCTGGCTGCCCAGTGGGGGGACCCCCATCGCTGCCCTCGACGAGGTGGGACTCGGCGTCTGGCTGGTCGACCAGGTCCGCCACCTGGCCATGCCCGTCTTCGTGCTGGGTCTCGCGGGGACCGCGTCGGTGGCGCGGGTGCTGCGCAGCTCGATCCTGCAGACGTTGCAGGAGGACTACGTGCGGACGGCCCGGGCCAAGGGCCTGGATCCGGGGACGGTCTTCGGCAAGCATGCTTTCCGTCCCGCCTCGGTGTCCCTGGTGACGTTGATCGGTCTGGGCATTCCCTTCCTGCTCAGCGGTGCGGTGGCGACCGAGGTCGTCTTCGGCTGGCCCGGAATGGGCCGGGTGACGGTCGAGGCCCTGTTGGCGCGCGACCACCCGGTGATCCTGGCCACGACCGCGGTCTCCGCGGTCATGGTGGTCGTCGGCAATCTCCTGGCGGACCTGGCCTACGCGTGGGTCGATCCGCGGATCCGGACGCGGACATGA
- a CDS encoding DUF5723 family protein, translating into MSHPRRIQRRVTAAVLAGLALVACTTTAHGTGSVRSAGMAGTVTATVDGVEGAQANPANLAWFDNPGVAIELLSTQALVGNNGIDLDLYNASMKGHLDDADKSAILTSIPTDGLTAEAHLGASAMGVQVGRVAVTFSGLADATTNLPHDVFELLLMGNATADSMTFDDARGEAISLATARVSTAVTVGHSRWGPIHVGLGMAYLQGLAYARLEEVDGNLVTRTDGIRGEARGQLRTAGPGAGFGLDLGAATEFGPHWRASLAVHNAFAQVHFDRDLELRTFVATVDTLDLETIDETENEEDLVQSDDEVLEAAPFTVDLPRVLNLGVSRVTARTRMGLEYEQGFATRAGATTTPRVSVGAEWRALSWLPLRAGISVGGRSAKRASAGLGVHVVGFRLDVAASTVGEWWPGSPRGVSLAIGTGLQF; encoded by the coding sequence ATGAGCCACCCGAGACGAATCCAGCGCCGGGTGACGGCGGCAGTGCTGGCGGGCCTCGCGCTCGTCGCCTGCACGACCACCGCCCACGGCACCGGCTCGGTACGCTCGGCCGGCATGGCCGGGACCGTGACCGCCACGGTGGACGGGGTCGAAGGCGCCCAGGCGAATCCGGCGAACCTGGCCTGGTTCGACAACCCCGGCGTGGCGATCGAACTGCTGAGCACGCAGGCCCTGGTCGGCAACAACGGAATCGACCTCGATCTGTACAACGCGTCGATGAAGGGCCACCTCGACGACGCCGACAAGAGTGCGATCCTCACGTCGATCCCGACCGACGGCCTCACCGCCGAGGCGCACCTCGGAGCATCGGCCATGGGTGTGCAGGTGGGCCGTGTCGCCGTGACCTTCAGCGGACTGGCCGACGCCACGACGAACCTCCCGCACGACGTCTTCGAGCTCCTGCTCATGGGCAACGCGACTGCCGACTCGATGACCTTCGACGACGCCCGGGGCGAGGCGATCAGTCTGGCCACCGCTCGCGTGAGCACCGCCGTCACCGTGGGACACAGCCGCTGGGGCCCGATCCACGTCGGCCTCGGCATGGCCTATCTGCAGGGACTCGCCTATGCCCGCCTCGAAGAGGTCGACGGCAATCTCGTCACCCGGACCGACGGGATCCGGGGCGAGGCCCGTGGACAGCTGCGGACGGCCGGGCCGGGGGCGGGCTTCGGGCTCGACCTGGGGGCGGCCACCGAGTTCGGTCCGCACTGGCGCGCGAGTCTTGCCGTCCACAACGCCTTCGCGCAGGTGCACTTCGACCGCGACCTCGAGCTGCGCACCTTCGTTGCGACCGTCGACACCCTCGATCTCGAGACGATCGATGAGACCGAGAACGAGGAGGACCTCGTGCAGTCCGACGACGAGGTCCTCGAGGCCGCGCCCTTCACGGTGGACCTCCCGCGCGTGCTGAACCTGGGCGTGAGCCGGGTCACCGCCCGCACGCGCATGGGTCTGGAGTACGAGCAGGGCTTCGCCACGCGGGCGGGGGCCACGACCACGCCGCGTGTGAGCGTTGGCGCCGAGTGGCGCGCCCTGTCGTGGTTGCCGCTGCGCGCGGGCATCTCGGTGGGCGGACGCAGTGCGAAGCGTGCTTCGGCCGGGCTCGGTGTGCACGTCGTCGGCTTCCGGCTCGACGTCGCCGCCTCGACCGTCGGCGAGTGGTGGCCCGGCTCGCCACGCGGCGTCTCGCTGGCCATCGGGACGGGCCTGCAGTTCTGA
- a CDS encoding octanoyltransferase, producing MGTVARRLRWWVDTPAPGAVNMQRDRALLQRAESEPDFDPCLRLYAWDPPALSLGFHQDDAEVDAGALAAAGFGLVRRPTGGAAVLHHREITYAVVARLGVEGLGRRVLEIHDAIARALSSSLIELGVDARRGGGGRPDGFACFSAAGGHEITVDGRKLVGSALRRTRHAFLQHGSLLTGPGHEQLPRYLRGERTRSEAGVESLRVRTITLDDLDAKDLDATEWGEAFARRLGEGLRTGVERAHDAEHPIG from the coding sequence ATGGGTACCGTGGCCCGGCGCCTGCGCTGGTGGGTGGACACCCCGGCGCCGGGCGCCGTCAACATGCAGCGCGACCGCGCGCTCCTTCAGCGCGCCGAGTCCGAGCCGGACTTCGACCCTTGTCTGCGGCTCTACGCCTGGGACCCACCGGCGTTGTCGCTCGGATTCCACCAGGACGACGCCGAGGTCGACGCCGGCGCGCTCGCGGCCGCGGGATTCGGGCTGGTGCGACGTCCGACCGGCGGCGCGGCGGTGCTGCACCACCGCGAGATCACCTACGCCGTGGTCGCGCGGCTCGGGGTCGAGGGTCTCGGCCGTCGCGTGCTCGAGATCCACGATGCGATCGCCCGCGCCCTGAGTTCTTCGTTGATCGAACTCGGGGTCGACGCCCGGCGGGGCGGTGGGGGAAGACCGGACGGTTTCGCCTGCTTCTCGGCCGCCGGTGGGCACGAGATCACCGTCGACGGACGCAAGCTGGTGGGCAGCGCGCTGCGCCGCACGCGCCACGCCTTCCTGCAACACGGGAGCCTGCTCACCGGCCCCGGACACGAGCAGTTGCCGCGCTACCTGCGCGGAGAGCGGACGCGTTCCGAGGCCGGGGTCGAGTCCTTGCGGGTCCGGACGATCACGCTGGACGACCTCGACGCCAAGGATCTCGACGCCACGGAATGGGGCGAGGCCTTCGCCCGTCGTCTGGGCGAAGGCCTCCGGACCGGCGTCGAGCGCGCACACGACGCCGAGCACCCGATCGGCTGA
- the gcvH gene encoding glycine cleavage system protein GcvH encodes MRPSDRKYTKEHEWVLEEDDEVTVGITDYASEELGDIVYLDLPEEGVTITAGESMGSIETVKAVEEIYAPASGEISAVNGDLADAPEKVNESPYEDGWLVKIRDAADFVELMSSDEYDGMVSGS; translated from the coding sequence ATGCGACCGAGCGATCGCAAGTACACGAAGGAACACGAGTGGGTGCTCGAGGAGGACGACGAGGTCACGGTCGGGATCACCGACTACGCCAGCGAGGAGCTCGGCGACATCGTGTACCTGGACCTGCCCGAGGAGGGGGTGACCATCACCGCCGGCGAGTCGATGGGCAGCATCGAGACGGTCAAGGCGGTCGAGGAGATCTACGCCCCGGCCAGCGGTGAGATCAGCGCCGTGAACGGCGACCTCGCCGACGCTCCCGAGAAGGTCAACGAGTCGCCCTACGAGGACGGCTGGCTGGTGAAGATCAGGGACGCCGCCGACTTCGTCGAACTCATGAGCTCCGACGAGTACGACGGGATGGTCTCCGGCAGCTGA
- the gcvT gene encoding glycine cleavage system aminomethyltransferase GcvT, which yields MSELRTTPLTDWHHEHGGKMVEFAGYSMPIRYPDGVITEHRAVRETCGIFDVSHMGELEVRGAQARENVHRLVTNNVKKLEPGQVSYSAMCTDAGGIVDDVLVYCLTNERFMVVCNASNHEKVAAWVGDRLEGDAALHDETFDTALFAVQGPRSLDVLKSWPRAAAHADVLDALEYYHCTFLDLDGVDVLLSRTGYTGEKGYELYVPTEHARTLWEELLAAGADHGLRPIGLGARDTLRLEAGYSLYGNELSEDVTPYEAGIGWTVKSKAGDFHGRDVLVEQKEAGVPRRTVALKLTGRNIPRQGATVQADGEDVGVITSGSFSPVLECGIGLARVATPALERDLTVDVRGKQVAAERVRLPFVPSRVKD from the coding sequence ATGTCCGAACTCCGCACCACTCCGTTGACCGACTGGCACCACGAGCACGGTGGCAAGATGGTCGAGTTCGCCGGCTACTCCATGCCCATCCGCTATCCCGACGGGGTCATCACCGAGCACAGGGCCGTGCGCGAGACCTGCGGGATCTTCGACGTCAGCCACATGGGTGAACTCGAGGTCCGCGGCGCGCAGGCGCGGGAGAACGTGCACCGTCTGGTGACGAACAACGTGAAGAAGCTCGAACCGGGGCAGGTGTCGTACTCGGCCATGTGCACCGACGCCGGTGGGATCGTCGACGACGTCCTGGTGTACTGCCTGACCAACGAGCGTTTCATGGTCGTGTGCAACGCGAGCAACCACGAGAAGGTCGCGGCCTGGGTGGGCGACCGGCTCGAGGGCGACGCCGCTCTGCACGACGAGACCTTCGACACCGCGCTCTTCGCGGTCCAGGGACCGCGCAGCCTCGACGTGCTGAAGTCCTGGCCGCGCGCCGCCGCCCACGCCGACGTGCTGGACGCCCTGGAGTACTACCACTGCACCTTCCTCGACCTCGACGGGGTCGACGTCCTGCTCAGCCGCACCGGCTACACCGGCGAGAAGGGCTACGAGCTCTACGTTCCCACCGAGCACGCGCGCACGCTGTGGGAGGAGCTGCTCGCCGCCGGCGCCGACCACGGACTGCGACCGATCGGTCTGGGTGCCCGCGACACGCTGCGCCTCGAGGCCGGCTATTCGCTCTACGGCAACGAACTGTCCGAGGACGTCACGCCCTACGAGGCCGGCATCGGCTGGACGGTCAAGTCGAAGGCCGGTGACTTCCACGGACGCGACGTGCTGGTCGAACAGAAGGAAGCCGGCGTGCCGCGCCGCACCGTCGCCCTGAAGCTGACCGGCCGGAACATCCCGCGCCAGGGCGCGACGGTGCAGGCCGACGGCGAGGACGTCGGGGTGATCACCAGCGGCAGCTTCTCCCCCGTGCTCGAGTGCGGCATCGGTCTGGCCCGCGTGGCCACGCCGGCGCTCGAGCGCGATCTCACCGTGGACGTCCGCGGAAAGCAGGTGGCGGCGGAACGGGTCCGCCTGCCCTTCGTTCCTTCCCGGGTGAAGGACTGA
- the uvrA gene encoding excinuclease ABC subunit UvrA gives MAADEGAGEILLKGARQHNLKNIDVRLPRHRLVVITGPSGSGKSSLAFDTLYAEGQRRYLESLSAFARQFLEQIPKPDVDRVEGLSPALAIEQKGLGHNPRSTVGTVTEILPFLRLLFARVGRIASAEGSTTMLSATPERILADIDAAPEGAHVTILAPLLRARRGEHRKTLKDLRKRGFARVRVDGEIQRLDELEQLEKGKRHDLDVVVDRLVAGRGKTARVRASVETALELGRGQFVLHVGGEPERTYSRRLQASGEEGPTLERLEPRLFSFNTPAGACKRCQGLGRSRNVTAQRIVPDPESSIADGALAPLRGRSPSFVNEQVDYLVQELGGSLSTPWRDLDSRIQRALIDGTSGEEFAELRDEAEGHRRFLADFEGFRSLIERRYHSTRSARIRAWCEDFMEEVRCPACEGSRLSVLARSVTVHGIDLGSLCAQPAERLDRTLDGWEFRGSAAVVAAPLLAEIRQRVRFLVEAGLGYLSVDRGVDSLSGGEGQRVRLATQVAGQLTGALYVLDEPSIGLHARDTEKLVDLLHRLRDRGNTVVVVEHDREIIEAADHLVDIGPGAGEHGGRVVGEGPPDVLRDNAESPTGRWLARPVSRSDHPEAPEPEHWLRVRGARSRNLKGVDVEIPLGRLVAVTGVSGSGKSTAIHDVLYRALARQLHRATARPGDHDTVEGVEHLKKVVLIDQGGIGRSPRSTPATFTGLYTHLRKLMSQTPQARTRGFGPGRFSFNTKGGRCETCAGAGVRALSMDFLPEVSVECDVCRGQRFNRQTLEITWKGHTIADLLDLDVESARRLLGSVPPIERVLETLDAVGLGYLRLGQRADTLSGGEAQRLKLARELSRPSQGDTLYLLDEPTTGLHYQDVEMLLGVLRALVERGNTVVVIEHQPDVILAADHIIDLGPEGGEEGGNIVVAGPVEAVLQCAGSYTGAMLRRMLDA, from the coding sequence GTGGCAGCCGATGAAGGGGCCGGCGAGATCCTCCTGAAGGGTGCCCGGCAGCACAACCTGAAGAACATCGACGTCCGCCTGCCGCGGCACCGTCTGGTCGTGATCACCGGCCCGAGCGGGTCTGGCAAGAGCAGTCTGGCCTTCGACACGCTCTACGCGGAAGGGCAGCGACGGTATCTCGAGAGTCTTTCGGCCTTCGCCCGGCAGTTCCTCGAGCAGATCCCCAAGCCCGACGTCGATCGTGTGGAGGGACTGAGTCCCGCCCTGGCCATCGAGCAGAAGGGCCTGGGTCACAATCCCCGTTCGACGGTCGGCACCGTCACGGAGATCCTCCCCTTCCTCCGCCTCCTCTTCGCGCGTGTCGGGCGGATCGCCTCGGCGGAGGGAAGCACGACGATGCTGTCGGCCACGCCGGAACGCATCCTGGCCGACATCGATGCCGCGCCCGAGGGCGCGCACGTGACCATCCTGGCGCCCCTGTTGCGGGCGCGCCGTGGCGAGCACCGCAAGACCCTGAAGGACCTGCGCAAGCGCGGCTTCGCACGGGTGCGCGTCGACGGCGAGATCCAGCGTCTGGACGAACTGGAGCAACTGGAGAAGGGCAAGCGCCACGATCTGGACGTGGTCGTCGACCGGCTCGTGGCGGGCCGGGGCAAGACGGCGCGTGTGCGGGCCAGCGTGGAGACGGCGCTGGAGCTGGGCAGGGGACAGTTCGTGCTGCACGTCGGCGGCGAGCCCGAGCGCACCTACAGCCGTCGGCTGCAGGCGTCCGGTGAGGAAGGGCCGACCCTCGAACGGCTGGAGCCGCGGCTCTTCTCGTTCAACACGCCGGCGGGCGCGTGCAAACGGTGCCAGGGGCTCGGGCGCAGCCGCAACGTCACGGCCCAGCGGATCGTGCCCGATCCCGAATCGAGCATCGCCGACGGAGCCCTCGCGCCGCTGCGCGGTCGCAGCCCGAGCTTCGTGAACGAGCAGGTCGACTACCTGGTCCAGGAACTGGGCGGTTCGCTGTCCACGCCGTGGCGCGACCTCGACTCCCGGATCCAGCGGGCCCTGATCGACGGCACCTCGGGCGAGGAATTCGCGGAACTGCGCGACGAGGCCGAGGGTCACCGTCGGTTCCTCGCGGACTTCGAGGGCTTCCGCTCCCTGATCGAGCGCCGCTATCACAGCACGCGCAGCGCGCGGATCCGGGCCTGGTGCGAGGACTTCATGGAAGAGGTCCGTTGCCCGGCGTGCGAGGGCTCGCGTCTGTCGGTGCTCGCCCGATCGGTGACCGTCCACGGGATCGATCTCGGCTCCCTCTGTGCGCAACCGGCCGAACGCCTCGACCGAACTCTGGACGGATGGGAGTTCCGTGGCAGTGCGGCGGTGGTGGCCGCTCCTCTCCTGGCCGAGATCCGTCAGCGGGTGCGTTTCCTCGTGGAGGCCGGGCTGGGCTATCTGTCGGTCGACCGCGGCGTCGACTCGCTCAGTGGCGGCGAGGGCCAGCGCGTCCGTCTGGCGACGCAGGTGGCCGGGCAGCTGACCGGTGCCCTCTACGTCCTCGACGAACCGAGTATCGGTCTGCACGCCCGCGACACCGAGAAGCTGGTGGACCTGCTGCACCGGCTGCGGGATCGCGGGAACACGGTGGTCGTGGTCGAGCACGACCGCGAGATCATCGAGGCCGCCGACCATCTCGTCGACATCGGCCCCGGAGCCGGCGAGCACGGTGGGCGCGTGGTGGGCGAAGGCCCGCCGGACGTATTGCGCGACAACGCCGAGTCCCCCACCGGGCGCTGGCTCGCGCGCCCGGTGAGCCGGTCGGACCACCCGGAGGCTCCGGAGCCGGAGCATTGGCTGCGCGTGCGCGGTGCCCGTTCCCGGAACCTGAAGGGCGTCGACGTCGAGATCCCGCTGGGCCGCCTGGTGGCGGTGACCGGTGTGTCGGGCAGCGGCAAGAGCACGGCGATCCACGACGTCCTCTACCGCGCGCTCGCCCGACAGCTGCACCGTGCCACCGCACGTCCGGGGGACCACGACACCGTCGAAGGCGTCGAGCACCTCAAGAAGGTCGTCCTGATCGACCAGGGAGGCATCGGGCGCTCGCCGCGCAGCACACCGGCCACCTTCACGGGTCTCTACACGCACCTGCGCAAACTCATGTCCCAGACCCCGCAGGCGCGCACGCGCGGCTTCGGTCCCGGACGATTCAGCTTCAACACCAAGGGCGGACGGTGCGAGACCTGTGCGGGGGCGGGCGTGCGTGCGCTGAGCATGGACTTCCTGCCCGAGGTCTCGGTGGAGTGCGACGTGTGCCGCGGGCAACGCTTCAACCGTCAGACGCTCGAGATCACCTGGAAGGGACACACCATCGCCGACCTGCTCGACCTCGACGTCGAGAGTGCGCGGCGCCTGCTCGGATCCGTGCCGCCGATCGAGCGGGTTCTCGAGACCCTCGACGCGGTCGGACTCGGCTACCTGCGTCTGGGCCAGCGGGCCGACACGCTGAGTGGTGGGGAGGCCCAGCGCCTGAAGCTGGCCCGCGAGCTGAGTCGCCCTTCGCAGGGTGACACCCTCTACCTGCTCGACGAGCCGACCACCGGCCTGCACTACCAGGACGTGGAGATGTTGCTCGGCGTGCTGCGTGCGCTGGTGGAACGCGGCAACACGGTGGTCGTGATCGAGCACCAGCCCGACGTGATCCTGGCCGCCGACCACATCATCGATCTGGGACCCGAGGGTGGCGAAGAGGGCGGGAACATCGTGGTTGCTGGTCCGGTGGAGGCGGTCTTACAGTGTGCCGGTTCGTACACCGGAGCCATGCTCCGGCGCATGCTCGACGCCTGA